The genome window GGCCAGTTCGGCGAAGTCGCCGCCCTCTTCGAGCGCCGCGATGACGGCCTCGGCCTCGTCCCTGGTTTCCAGCAGGATGTGACGCGCCTTGCGCTCGTCCTCGCCGGCGTAATCGGCGAATTCCTTGTCGTAGGCGGCCTGAACCTGCTCGTCCGTGACCTTGTTTTCCACTTCGCGAACCAGGAAGGCATTGCGCAGGGCGCGCATCGTAAGGAATTCGACCTGCCGCTCGAAGTCGTCTTCCGTGTCGATGCCGGCGTCTTTCGCCGCATTGGCCATAAGTTGCATGTCGACGACAATATCGGTCAGGACCTGGCGCCACTGGGCCGGCGGCACATTCGCAAGCTGTTTCGAGAAGTCCTGCGAGGCAAATGCGATGTCCGCCTCGGTGATGACGCTGTCCCCGACCGTGGCGACCGTGTCGCCCGGCTCCTGCGCTTGCGCCCCGGAAAGGCCGAGGGCCGAGGCAAACGCAAAAGCAACGGCGGCGCGCTGCAGTGTCGCGGCAAATCTGGGTGTCATGCTGTAATCCTCTTGTTTGATCGCAATGCCTGCTCGGCATTTGCATATGCGCATCGGGGGCTGCGGATACCACCCCGCCCGGCATTCGCAGGGGCGGACAAGCCCTCGCGTCGGCAACGCAGACGTCCCCGCCACGGCCTGGCGGCAGACTTGCGCAAAACGCGCGGCGTTGACAACCTCCGGACCCCCTCTTATCTGTCGAACGTCCCTGCCGACTGGCCGGACGACCCCAGCAAGGCGTGTGTTCCTCTCCCGTCTCAATATGGCGGTTGCGAGGCTGGCGCCAAGTATCGTCAATCCGAACGCCGGATTGCCGCCATGTCTGATGCTGGCGGCACCCTCGGCAAGCATAAGGACCGCCACATGGCCGGCCTCGGCGCAATCGCCAAGAAGCTTTTCGGTTCAGCAAACGAACGTCGTATCAAGACGATGCGCGGACGGGTTGCCTCCATCAACGCCATGGAAGACGAGCTGAAGACGCTCAGTGACGACGCATTGCGCGCCCGCACCGAGGACTTCCGCAAGCAGGTCGCCGAAGGCGCATCGCTCGACAGCGTCCTGGAACCGGCGTTCGCGACCGTACGCGAAGCCTCGCACCGCGTTCTCGGCCAGCGGCATTATGACGTCCAG of Stappia sp. ES.058 contains these proteins:
- a CDS encoding peptidylprolyl isomerase; translation: MTPRFAATLQRAAVAFAFASALGLSGAQAQEPGDTVATVGDSVITEADIAFASQDFSKQLANVPPAQWRQVLTDIVVDMQLMANAAKDAGIDTEDDFERQVEFLTMRALRNAFLVREVENKVTDEQVQAAYDKEFADYAGEDERKARHILLETRDEAEAVIAALEEGGDFAELAKEKSTGPSGSNGGDLGYFARGRMVKEFGEAAFALEVGEFTKEPVQTQFGWHVIKVEDARKQPAPELADVRDRLRQDLLRARYAEVMDGLKAKTTIEVVAEEPAAEGETPDAAPAGEDAAKQ